One genomic region from Equus asinus isolate D_3611 breed Donkey chromosome 10, EquAss-T2T_v2, whole genome shotgun sequence encodes:
- the SMIM7 gene encoding small integral membrane protein 7 isoform X2, whose amino-acid sequence MIGDVLLFGTLLMNAGAVLNFKLKKKDTQGFGDESREPSTGDNIREFLLSLRYFRIFIALWNVFMMFCMIVLFGS is encoded by the exons ATGATCGGGGACGTCCTGCTGTTCGG GACGCTGCTGATGAACGCCGGAGCGGTGCTCAACTTTAAGCT gaaaaagaaggatacgCAGGGCTTTGGGGATGAGTCACGGGAGCCCAGCACAG GTGACAACATCCGGGAGTTCTTACTGAGCCTCAGATACTTCCGAATCTTCATCGCCCTGTGGAACGTCTTCATGATGTTCTGCATGATCGT
- the TMEM38A gene encoding trimeric intracellular cation channel type A isoform X2: MASWLCAMLHCFGSYILADLLLGEPLIDSFGNNSSILLASAVWYLVFFCPLDLFYKCVCFLPVKLIFVAMKEVVRVRKIAVGIHHAHHHYHHGWFVMIATGWVKGSGVALMSNFEQLLRGVWKPETNEILHMSFPTKASLYGAVLFTLQQTRWLPLSKASLIFVFTLFMVSCKVFLTATHSHSSPFDVLEGYVCPVLFGMAWGGDHHHDNHGGSLSGGGPSSAHSALPTKSKEELSEGSRKKKTKKTD; this comes from the exons ATGGCGTCTTGGCTGTGCGCCATGCTGCACTGCTTCGGGAGTTACATCCTGGCTGATCTGCTCCTCGGGGAGCCCCTGATAGACTCCTTTGGCAACAACTCCAGCATCCTGCTGGCCTCAGCTGTCTG GTACTTGGTTTTCTTCTGCCCCCTGGACCTCTTTTACAAGTGTGTCTGCTTCCTGCCGGTGAAACTCATCTTTGTGGCCATGAAGGAGGTGGTGAGAGTCCGCAAGATTGCCGTGGGAATCCATCACGCacatcaccactaccaccacgGGTGGTTTGTCATGATCGCCACCGGCTGGGTCAAAG GTTCTGGCGTCGCCCTCATGTCCAACTTTGAGCAGCTGCTCCGAGGGGTCTGGAAGCCAGAGACCAACGAGATCCTGCACATGTCCTT CCCCACCAAGGCCAGCCTGTACGGAGCGGTCCTCTTCACCCTCCAGCAGACCCGCTGGCTCCCGCTGTCCAAAGCCAGCCTCATCTTCGTCTTCACCCTGTTCATGGTGTCCTGCAAG GTGTTCCTGACAGCCACTCACTCTCACAGCTCCCCTTTTGATGTTCTGGAGGGCTACGTCTGCCCTGTGCTGTTCGGGATGGCCTGGGGGGGCGACCATCACCACGACAACCACGGTGGATCCCTCAGCGGCGGTGGGCCCAGCTCCGCGCACTCAGCCTTGCCCACCAAGTCCAAGGAGGAGCTGAGCGAGGGCTCCAggaaaaagaagaccaagaagACAGATTAG
- the SMIM7 gene encoding small integral membrane protein 7 isoform X1: MIPLLRLPLPVLTAASVVTMIGDVLLFGTLLMNAGAVLNFKLKKKDTQGFGDESREPSTGDNIREFLLSLRYFRIFIALWNVFMMFCMIVLFGS; the protein is encoded by the exons ATGATCCCACTCCTCC GGCTTCCGCTTCCGGTTCTGACTGCAGCTTCGGTCGTAACGATGATCGGGGACGTCCTGCTGTTCGG GACGCTGCTGATGAACGCCGGAGCGGTGCTCAACTTTAAGCT gaaaaagaaggatacgCAGGGCTTTGGGGATGAGTCACGGGAGCCCAGCACAG GTGACAACATCCGGGAGTTCTTACTGAGCCTCAGATACTTCCGAATCTTCATCGCCCTGTGGAACGTCTTCATGATGTTCTGCATGATCGT
- the TMEM38A gene encoding trimeric intracellular cation channel type A isoform X1, translating into MDLLSALSLGELALSFSRVPLFPVFDLSYFIVSILYLKYEPGAVELSRRHPMASWLCAMLHCFGSYILADLLLGEPLIDSFGNNSSILLASAVWYLVFFCPLDLFYKCVCFLPVKLIFVAMKEVVRVRKIAVGIHHAHHHYHHGWFVMIATGWVKGSGVALMSNFEQLLRGVWKPETNEILHMSFPTKASLYGAVLFTLQQTRWLPLSKASLIFVFTLFMVSCKVFLTATHSHSSPFDVLEGYVCPVLFGMAWGGDHHHDNHGGSLSGGGPSSAHSALPTKSKEELSEGSRKKKTKKTD; encoded by the exons ATGGACCTGCTGTCGGCGCTGAGCCTGGGCGAGCTGGCGCTCAGCTTCTCGCGGGTCCCGCTCTTCCCCGTCTTCGACCTCAGCTACTTCATCGTCTCCATTCTCTACCTCAAATATGAGCCAG GAGCAGTTGAGCTGTCCCGGCGCCACCCCATGGCGTCTTGGCTGTGCGCCATGCTGCACTGCTTCGGGAGTTACATCCTGGCTGATCTGCTCCTCGGGGAGCCCCTGATAGACTCCTTTGGCAACAACTCCAGCATCCTGCTGGCCTCAGCTGTCTG GTACTTGGTTTTCTTCTGCCCCCTGGACCTCTTTTACAAGTGTGTCTGCTTCCTGCCGGTGAAACTCATCTTTGTGGCCATGAAGGAGGTGGTGAGAGTCCGCAAGATTGCCGTGGGAATCCATCACGCacatcaccactaccaccacgGGTGGTTTGTCATGATCGCCACCGGCTGGGTCAAAG GTTCTGGCGTCGCCCTCATGTCCAACTTTGAGCAGCTGCTCCGAGGGGTCTGGAAGCCAGAGACCAACGAGATCCTGCACATGTCCTT CCCCACCAAGGCCAGCCTGTACGGAGCGGTCCTCTTCACCCTCCAGCAGACCCGCTGGCTCCCGCTGTCCAAAGCCAGCCTCATCTTCGTCTTCACCCTGTTCATGGTGTCCTGCAAG GTGTTCCTGACAGCCACTCACTCTCACAGCTCCCCTTTTGATGTTCTGGAGGGCTACGTCTGCCCTGTGCTGTTCGGGATGGCCTGGGGGGGCGACCATCACCACGACAACCACGGTGGATCCCTCAGCGGCGGTGGGCCCAGCTCCGCGCACTCAGCCTTGCCCACCAAGTCCAAGGAGGAGCTGAGCGAGGGCTCCAggaaaaagaagaccaagaagACAGATTAG